A window of Panicum virgatum strain AP13 chromosome 8K, P.virgatum_v5, whole genome shotgun sequence contains these coding sequences:
- the LOC120645580 gene encoding uncharacterized protein LOC120645580 — protein sequence MQTIPARGENQSDSAQGSPAAVPDIPAQSRALVTFPVPKLLNVRKLPIRKSACKAADLGLGLADSSITSSAPEPISVAVASAATLLQAAISVLPAFTAEEARVSPEKEAAIGADEAGASDQSSMLQLEGAKILPVLICAFTWLANVLLYVLERAKYDPAKLLELEQSKVQQAQENQILKQQVAELAKDKSLQEKNKSITKKHKDEMEKFDKMLRDADKQLAESLLQIKNMTEEKDLREKELDELKVVAQALVDMVDPPEESTQADKTLLERLQCAPQKIMRYLSDTTRGYVSHVLGLVKSYWPKANPVLLGESISVDYSEENFTTFVEEMKPIADKIVDALEQEPTEEP from the exons ATGCAGACTATTCCTGCTCGTGGAGAGAATCAATCGGACTCTGCACAAGGATCTCCAGCTGCGGTCCCTGATATTCCCGCCCAGTCGAGAGCTTTGGTGACGTTTCCTGTCCCAAAGTTGCTTAATGTGAGGAAACTACCAATCAGGAAGTCAGCCTG CAAAGCGGCCGATTTGGGTTTGGGGTTGGCGGATTCATCCATTACATCATCAGCCCCCGAGCCTATTTCGGTCGCAGTGGCCTCGGCGGCTACTCTGCTCCAAGCTGCGATCTCCGTCCTTCCGGCGTTCACCGCTGAAGAGGCTCGTGTGAGCCCGGAGAAGGAAGCGGCCATTGGTGCAGATGAAGCAGGCGCGAGTGACCAGAGTTCCATGTTGCAACTTGAGGGAGCCAAGATTCTACCAG TACTTATCTGTGCATTCACCTGGTTGGCTAATGTGCTCCTTTATGTTTTGGAACGCGCCAAGTATGATCCTGCCAAGCTACTGGAGTTGGAGCAATCCAAGGTTCAGCAAGCACAAGAGAACCAAATCCTGAAACAGCAAGTGGCAGAACTTGCAAAGGACAAGTCATTGCAAGAAAAGAATAAGTCAATCACAAAGAAGCATAAGG ATGAGATGGAGAAATTCGACAAAATGCTGAGAGATGCTGACAAGCAGCTAGCCGAGTCCCTTCTGCAAATCAAGAATATGACTGAGGAGAAGGATCTCCGTGAGAAGGAGCTCGACGAGCTGAAGGTTGTTGCGCAGGCTCTGGTGGATATGGTAGATCCACCCGAAGAGAGTACTCAAGCTGACAAGACTCTGCTGGAGCGACTGCAATGTGCTCCGCAGAAGATCATGAGGTACCTCTCGGATACCACCCGTGGTTACGTGTCTCACGTGCTCGGGTTGGTAAAGTCTTATTGGCCAAAGGCGAATCCCGTTCTACTTGGGGAAAGCATATCTGTTGACTATTCAGAAGAGAATTTCACTACCTTTGTGGAAGAGATGAAGCCAATAGCTGATAAGATTGTGGATGCCTTAGAACAGGAACCAACCGAGGAGCCGTGA